From Heptranchias perlo isolate sHepPer1 chromosome 8, sHepPer1.hap1, whole genome shotgun sequence, a single genomic window includes:
- the LOC137324268 gene encoding otoraplin-like, which yields MPLVENVYPDVWLLLLREKLKAAGKRVRRDLIQAIVKHVREREKITDCEIKMVQFACCLFPLLLLGLTRVAKADYMDKLAEKKVCADEECIYVISMGRVVDDYNAPDCRFLNLKEGQLMYVYSKLVRVGQAGEFWSGSIYSDHQYVDQMGIVGYFPSTMVNEQHVFQNTTTELPTTAIDFYCD from the exons ATGCCATTGGTGGAAAATGTTTACCCAGATGTTTGGCTTCTGCTTTTAAGAGAAAAGCTCAAAGCGGCTGGCAAGAgagtaaggagagatttgatccaAGCAATCGTGAAGCACGTAAGAGAAAGGGAAAAGATTACAGACTGTGAAATTAAAATGGTACAGTTTGCCTGTTGTCTATTTCCACTTTTGTTACTTGGACTAACACGAGTTGCAAAAGCAGATTACATGGACAAACTTGCAGAGAAGAAAGTCTGCGCTGATGAGGAATGTATTT ATGTTATCTCAATGGGCCGGGTAGTTGATGATTACAACGCACCAGACTGCAGGTTTCTAAACCTTAAGGAAGGACAGTTGATGTACGTGTACTCCAAACTGGTACGGGTAGGACAAGCTGGCGAGTTCTGGTCTGGCAGT ATTTACAGTGATCATCAGTATGTAGATCAGATGGGTATCGTAGGTTATTTCCCCAGCACTATGGTCAACGAGCAACATGTATTCCAGAACACAACAACAGAACTTCCTACGACT GCTATTGACTTCTACTGTGACTAA